The genomic segment TATggccgtgtggtgctcatagtcatccgtGTCGAGATGATATTAAATATATACTTATTTTTGTATTACTTATGCATTTAGATTTATATAATAAGAAAAACATTGCTTcgttaaaattggaaaatttctttctgggtgttttctttatttatgtCTGCACTGTTTGTTGTACAATAACAGAACATGATTTATGAATTATTATACATAGACGGCGAAATATATGAAGTGCTGGTTATTAAACTATAACTTAATCGATATTAATAATGCCTGTCTCTGGCTCTGATGTTCGCGTACGCTTGGATTGAGTGGGACCATCTTCATCGTCAGAGTCTAAAATTTCTGTAATATCATCGTCGATAGTGGTAGTTTTACGTTTTGTAGCTACAGATTTTTCGGGGCTTTGTACTCTTAGTTTATCTGTCGCTTTGATCACTTCTTCAGCAGTAGCGTTTTCGGCGTTTCTTGGAATAGATGGATCGTCGTCATCGTCCTCAATTACACACaagtcgtcatcatcatcaacatcattgaTGCGAGCCTTCTTCGAAGTAGAAGGTCCATCCGACGCATCGTTTCCGTTGTCTTTTCCCGTAGATTTTACATTTTCAGCATTTTCTTCCTTCGGCTTAAGCTGATTAGGATCGGCTATTACTTCAAACATTGTGTCGTCGCGCTCTGCGTCCATATGAACAATTATAATGCTAAgttcataattttggaagaagtcatcacattttaataaaactccaTCCACAATATCCATATCGGACAGTAGCTTGCCTTCATTGCATTCAGTTTCGCCTTCTTCAGAAGAAATGACGACAACACCTTTGGCATCTACGATGACATCGGGGTTGACCATATTCAATGTTTTTATGAGAACTTCATCTCTAAATTCCTTTATATGCATCTTTTTTGTATCGACACGTAAGTGTATGGCTGGATCTGCGGCACATACGTAGCAGTTTGGATTCGGTGGGGTAAGAAATTTTTCGGGTACTAATAATTGCTGACGAGGATTCGGACGCAGACGCATGTACACTGACTTGCACTTATCTAGTTCATTTTGCAAAACCTTAAACGTTTGCAATACCACCACGCCGGCAGTAATTGCGTTTGTGGTAGCTATTGCGGGTATGATATTACCAGCCATAGACTTAACTTCGAAACGTGATTTTCTCAATATGTCAAATATGTAACCGCGAATATTGGCACAGGCAGCCACAAAGTCCATAGCGGGTTGGTCATCTTTATCCCAGACCAAAGAATCTCCTTCCtccaatttttccaaatttactTTAAGATTTTTCAAACAATCGGAAAATACTACTGCACATTCAGCCAATGACCAAATTTTATGGTATTGGCGAACAAAACTAGTATCAAGTTCATCTTGCTTCAGAAGGATACTATCCCATTTAATGGGAGTTGGTGGCTTACGTGTCTTCCACAAATTCGACATGGACAAAAGGTATTTTATGTCATCGTAGAAAAATTTGTTGAACAATGTCGCAGCATCATAATTGTTGTCTTTCGCCCATTGGCGTGTGTTAACGCGAACCACATTGCCATCGTCAGGAACTGTTTCATCAATTTTCTTCTCACCATCACCGTTAGAACTTTCTTCAACTTCGGATTTGGCTTCGGGATCGGCAACGTCCGGAGAAATGTCCTCATCATCTACAGTTTCACCAAAAAGTTGACTGGAATAATATATGCATATTAGGGTTAAAATACAATTATGTCCAAAAACCACTATCGACTTTTTAACCAATAGTCTtgatgaattaaaattttgcttcacataaatgttgcaaaattgaattaaattagaaaaaaaccaTAGGCTGgtcaatattaaacaaaaatcatGAAGCAATTTTAGACCAAACATAAAagcgcaaaataaaaaaaattaattacacCAATATTTCTTGAGATCATTCCTTCACATTTACAAGAGCGTTTCGATACGATAAACACAATATGATAAACACAAATACTTACTTGAAAAGATGTTTTGCCCACACAATACAATGTATTGGTTCAGAgggtgtatttcgaattgtacAACCAGGGAAACTCTTCTGGGTAGCTTTGGGTGTGCATTCGTAGCATTGAGTTAGCCCTTTCTTAATCAATTCTACTTGACCATTATAGCCAGCTGTTCCACTCTCTATCAAAGGTACCTCTGCATTCAAACACATCCGATTAACGTGGTTGCGAGCGGCGCGATTGTCAAGAGCATTGAGAACAACATCGAATTTCTTGAAAAAATTTACACCGTAATCGGTCCtttaaatatcaaataaaagggtcATTCTTATTGGGGAGAGAATTCTGAATATTTTACTTACGCCATAATACTATCGTGATAAGCCTTTATTTTGACATCAGGATTAAATTGCAAAGCACTCTCCCTTGCTACCTGTGATTTCGACTTTCCCACATGTTCGCGGTGGAACAAAAATTGGCGATTAAGATTGCTTAAATCAATTGTGTCCAAGTCGATCTGAAGGTATTATGATTTATTTAGTCACTTGCCTACACCTTTAGGTCAAATCACAAAATGTTCTCCAACTTACTATTTCAATTTCGGGAAAACCAGACAgcaccaaattttttaaaatctcACAACCTATTCCTCCAGCTCCAACTACGAGTAGTTTGGAACTCTTTATTTTCTCTTGCAATGTTGCAGGTAAAACTCCATCCAAGAAAGCAGCCATATTTCTGAACGGtattttaatatattatttcaatattgcaaaaatatatgaAGCACGAAACAGACGCCAGCCGGTGTTCGATTAATCGATATCATAccattttttatcatttttttttacattcgaTAATTCGATAAAGGTCTGTTCAGTAAAAATTGCCAGTAACAATTTGCAGGAGAGTGAGAAAAGCGTTTACACCTTTTGGTATCTattttggttttcataaaaTGGCTGTTCGATGTTGAAAATTTCTCCTGTGAAAAACACCCAATAGAAATTTCAAGCTCTTAATTTCCAAactctcgaca from the Stomoxys calcitrans chromosome 1, idStoCalc2.1, whole genome shotgun sequence genome contains:
- the LOC106092069 gene encoding SUMO-activating enzyme subunit 2, coding for MAAFLDGVLPATLQEKIKSSKLLVVGAGGIGCEILKNLVLSGFPEIEIIDLDTIDLSNLNRQFLFHREHVGKSKSQVARESALQFNPDVKIKAYHDSIMATDYGVNFFKKFDVVLNALDNRAARNHVNRMCLNAEVPLIESGTAGYNGQVELIKKGLTQCYECTPKATQKSFPGCTIRNTPSEPIHCIVWAKHLFNQLFGETVDDEDISPDVADPEAKSEVEESSNGDGEKKIDETVPDDGNVVRVNTRQWAKDNNYDAATLFNKFFYDDIKYLLSMSNLWKTRKPPTPIKWDSILLKQDELDTSFVRQYHKIWSLAECAVVFSDCLKNLKVNLEKLEEGDSLVWDKDDQPAMDFVAACANIRGYIFDILRKSRFEVKSMAGNIIPAIATTNAITAGVVVLQTFKVLQNELDKCKSVYMRLRPNPRQQLLVPEKFLTPPNPNCYVCAADPAIHLRVDTKKMHIKEFRDEVLIKTLNMVNPDVIVDAKGVVVISSEEGETECNEGKLLSDMDIVDGVLLKCDDFFQNYELSIIIVHMDAERDDTMFEVIADPNQLKPKEENAENVKSTGKDNGNDASDGPSTSKKARINDVDDDDDLCVIEDDDDDPSIPRNAENATAEEVIKATDKLRVQSPEKSVATKRKTTTIDDDITEILDSDDEDGPTQSKRTRTSEPETGIINID